The Mesorhizobium koreense genome includes a window with the following:
- a CDS encoding thioredoxin family protein, translated as MAVAPPLCDFGWPAVDATLPGVDGKAHSILDQAGPNGLVVVFICNHCPYVKAVISRIVRDANDLKAEDIGFVAINSNDAGTYPEDSFENMKSFAEAHRFSFPYLHDEDQSVARAYDAACTPDFFGFNSDLTLQYRGRLDASRREAGPPDLRRDLFQAMRQVARTGNGPRVQIASIGCSIKWKETA; from the coding sequence ATGGCGGTAGCACCTCCCCTTTGCGATTTCGGCTGGCCGGCAGTGGACGCCACCCTCCCCGGCGTCGACGGCAAGGCGCATTCCATCCTCGACCAGGCCGGCCCGAACGGCCTTGTGGTGGTTTTCATCTGCAACCACTGCCCCTATGTGAAGGCGGTGATTTCACGCATCGTGCGCGACGCCAACGATCTGAAAGCAGAGGATATTGGGTTCGTCGCAATCAATTCCAACGACGCCGGGACCTATCCGGAGGATTCCTTCGAGAACATGAAATCCTTCGCCGAGGCGCACCGCTTTTCCTTTCCTTACCTTCACGACGAGGATCAAAGCGTTGCGCGCGCCTATGACGCGGCGTGCACGCCTGATTTCTTCGGCTTCAACAGCGACCTGACCCTGCAATATCGCGGCCGGCTCGATGCTTCGCGCCGCGAGGCCGGTCCGCCGGACCTCAGGCGCGATCTCTTTCAGGCGATGCGACAAGTGGCCCGCACCGGCAACGGTCCGCGAGTTCAGATCGCGTCGATCGGGTGCTCGATCAAATGGAAGGAAACCGCATGA
- the fba gene encoding class II fructose-bisphosphate aldolase (catalyzes the reversible aldol condensation of dihydroxyacetonephosphate and glyceraldehyde 3-phosphate in the Calvin cycle, glycolysis, and/or gluconeogenesis) — MARITLRQLLDHAAEHGYGVPAFNINNMEQGLAIVEAAAACDAPVILQASRGARSYAGDIMLARMMEALAETWPAIPLCIHQDHGNDEATCLSAIRHGFTSVMMDGSLEADAKTPASYDYNVAITERVARMAHWVGASVEGELGVLGSLETGQGEAEDGHGAEGALSHDQLLTDPDQAADFVTRTGVDALAIACGTSHGAYKFTRKPDGDILAMHVIEAIHAKLPNTHLVMHGSSSVPQELQDIINANGGEMPQTFGVPVEEIERGIRHGVRKVNIDTDCRMAMTGQFRRIATENPREFDPRKFLKPAMDALRDLCRDRFERFGTAGNASRIKVIAMDEMARRYAAGKFDPQIATARAA, encoded by the coding sequence ATGGCCCGCATAACGCTCCGCCAGCTACTCGACCACGCCGCCGAGCACGGCTACGGCGTGCCCGCCTTCAACATCAACAACATGGAGCAGGGCCTCGCCATCGTGGAGGCGGCCGCCGCCTGCGACGCGCCGGTCATCCTGCAGGCTTCGCGCGGCGCGCGCTCCTATGCCGGAGACATCATGCTCGCCCGCATGATGGAGGCGCTGGCGGAGACCTGGCCGGCGATCCCGCTCTGCATCCATCAGGACCACGGCAACGACGAGGCCACCTGCCTGTCGGCGATCCGCCACGGTTTCACCTCCGTGATGATGGACGGCTCGCTCGAAGCCGATGCCAAGACCCCGGCGAGCTACGACTATAACGTCGCCATCACGGAACGCGTGGCGCGGATGGCGCATTGGGTCGGCGCCTCGGTCGAAGGCGAACTCGGTGTGCTGGGCTCGCTGGAGACCGGCCAGGGCGAAGCCGAGGACGGCCACGGCGCGGAGGGTGCGCTGTCGCACGACCAACTCCTCACCGATCCGGACCAGGCTGCCGACTTCGTCACCCGCACGGGTGTCGACGCGCTGGCGATCGCCTGCGGTACCTCGCACGGCGCCTACAAGTTCACGCGCAAGCCGGACGGCGACATCCTCGCCATGCATGTCATAGAGGCGATCCACGCCAAACTACCGAACACGCATCTGGTCATGCACGGCTCCTCCTCCGTGCCGCAGGAATTGCAGGACATCATCAATGCGAATGGCGGCGAGATGCCCCAGACCTTCGGCGTGCCGGTGGAAGAGATCGAGCGCGGCATCCGCCACGGCGTCCGCAAGGTCAACATCGACACCGACTGCCGCATGGCGATGACAGGCCAGTTCCGCCGCATCGCCACCGAGAACCCGCGCGAGTTCGACCCGCGCAAATTCCTCAAACCCGCGATGGACGCGCTGCGCGACCTCTGCCGCGATCGCTTCGAACGCTTCGGCACAGCCGGCAACGCCTCGAGGATCAAGGTCATCGCCATGGACGAGATGGCCAGGCGCTACGCCGCGGGCAAGTTCGACCCGCAGATCGCAACCGCCCGGGCCGCGTGA
- the gph gene encoding phosphoglycolate phosphatase (PGP is an essential enzyme in the glycolate salvage pathway in higher organisms (photorespiration in plants). Phosphoglycolate results from the oxidase activity of RubisCO in the Calvin cycle when concentrations of carbon dioxide are low relative to oxygen. This enzyme is a member of the Haloacid Dehalogenase (HAD) superfamily of aspartate-nucleophile hydrolase enzymes (PF00702).), which yields MTGIVAAPLLRSPKAILFDLDGTLVDSAPDIAAAVNELLATRGLPPLSLSDIKSMIGDGVRKLIERAFAASGTPLSATELDQAHETMKPIYLRHVTDLATLMPGVRETLAHFHMAGIAMGVVTNKPQLAARQVLLHFGLTEFFGVIVGGDAVSHQKPAPDGLLMALDRLHAKPGDALMVGDSIADAGAARAAGMSVALVRGGYTQVPLEEIGADLVCDSMLELPAALQELSTAA from the coding sequence ATGACCGGCATCGTTGCCGCCCCCTTGTTGCGCAGCCCAAAGGCGATCCTGTTCGATCTGGACGGCACGCTGGTCGATTCCGCGCCCGATATCGCTGCTGCCGTCAACGAACTGCTCGCGACGCGCGGCCTGCCGCCGCTTTCACTGTCCGACATCAAATCGATGATCGGCGACGGCGTGAGGAAGCTGATCGAACGCGCCTTCGCCGCCTCCGGCACTCCCCTCTCCGCTACCGAGCTCGATCAGGCCCATGAGACGATGAAGCCGATCTATCTTCGTCATGTGACCGATCTCGCGACCCTCATGCCGGGCGTTCGCGAGACACTGGCGCATTTCCATATGGCCGGCATCGCGATGGGAGTGGTCACCAACAAGCCGCAACTGGCCGCCCGCCAGGTCCTGCTGCATTTCGGCCTGACCGAATTTTTCGGCGTGATAGTCGGAGGCGATGCCGTCAGTCACCAGAAACCGGCACCGGACGGGTTGCTCATGGCGCTGGATCGGCTGCATGCCAAGCCGGGCGACGCGCTGATGGTGGGCGACAGTATCGCCGATGCCGGCGCGGCGCGCGCCGCCGGCATGTCAGTCGCTCTGGTGCGCGGCGGCTATACGCAGGTTCCGTTGGAGGAGATCGGCGCCGACCTGGTCTGCGACAGCATGCTCGAACTCCCGGCTGCGCTACAGGAGCTTTCTACCGCCGCGTGA
- the tkt gene encoding transketolase: MSQVAIKPLAEPAVSEQDMANAIRALAMDGVQKANSGHPGMPMGMADVATVLFNRFIRLDPSKPDWPDRDRFVLSAGHGSMLQYALHYLLGYEDMPVEQLKRFRQLGSRTAGHPEYGHALGIETTTGPLGQGISTAVGMALAERMLAARYGTDLVDHYTYVIAGDGCLQEGISHEAIDLAGHLKLSRLVVFWDDNRISIDGPTSLSTSMDQPARFRAAGWHVEEVDGHDMEAVAAAIEVARASDRPSLIACRTVIGKGAPNLGGSEKTHGAPLGETEIAATRLNIGWLHAPFEVPGDILSAWRDIAERGKAARLAWEQRLAASPQREAFDAAIAGKIPDAVLSALDAFRKEHIEQKTKVATRKASEMVLGVINAATDLTVGGSADLTHSNLTVTRDMARIAPGDYAGRYIHYGIREHGMAAAMNGIALHGGFIPYGGTFLCFADYARGAIRLSALMGQRVIYVMTHDSIGLGEDGPTHQPIEHLAMLRATPNLDVYRPADIIETAECWELALQSENQPSVLVLSRQNLPMLRQAYTAENRSARGAYVLREPGGHRAVTLLATGSEVEIAVAAAEKLDAEHGIAAAVVSMPSWELFEEQDAAYRKAVLGSAPRVAVEAAARLGWDRWIGENGAFVGMTGFGASAPASDLYRHFGITPEAVAQAALKLII; the protein is encoded by the coding sequence ATGAGCCAAGTTGCGATCAAGCCACTTGCCGAGCCCGCCGTCTCCGAACAAGACATGGCGAACGCCATACGGGCGCTGGCGATGGACGGCGTGCAGAAGGCGAATTCCGGCCATCCCGGCATGCCGATGGGCATGGCCGACGTGGCGACCGTCCTCTTCAACCGCTTCATCAGGCTTGATCCGTCGAAGCCCGACTGGCCCGACCGCGACCGTTTCGTGCTCTCGGCCGGCCATGGCTCGATGCTGCAATACGCCCTGCATTACCTGCTCGGCTACGAGGACATGCCGGTCGAGCAGTTGAAGCGCTTCCGCCAGCTCGGTAGCCGCACCGCCGGCCACCCGGAATACGGTCACGCGCTGGGGATCGAGACGACGACCGGCCCGCTCGGCCAGGGTATCTCGACCGCTGTTGGCATGGCTCTGGCCGAACGGATGCTCGCCGCACGCTACGGCACCGATCTGGTCGATCACTACACCTATGTGATCGCCGGCGACGGCTGCCTTCAGGAAGGCATCAGTCACGAGGCGATCGACCTCGCGGGACATCTGAAGCTGTCGCGTCTGGTCGTCTTTTGGGACGACAACCGGATTTCCATCGACGGCCCAACCTCGCTCTCGACTTCGATGGACCAGCCGGCGCGTTTCCGCGCCGCCGGCTGGCATGTCGAGGAAGTCGACGGCCACGACATGGAGGCGGTCGCCGCCGCGATCGAGGTCGCGCGCGCATCCGACCGGCCTTCGCTGATCGCCTGCCGGACCGTGATCGGCAAGGGCGCGCCCAATCTCGGGGGCTCGGAAAAGACCCATGGCGCGCCGCTAGGCGAGACTGAGATCGCCGCGACGAGGCTAAATATCGGCTGGCTGCACGCGCCCTTCGAGGTCCCGGGCGACATCCTCTCGGCTTGGCGCGACATCGCCGAACGCGGCAAGGCGGCACGGCTTGCCTGGGAACAGAGGCTGGCGGCATCGCCGCAGCGCGAGGCTTTCGACGCCGCTATTGCCGGCAAAATTCCCGACGCCGTGCTTTCGGCTCTCGATGCTTTCCGCAAGGAGCATATCGAGCAGAAGACCAAGGTCGCCACCCGCAAGGCTTCCGAAATGGTGCTCGGCGTGATCAATGCTGCGACCGATCTGACCGTCGGCGGCTCCGCCGACCTGACGCATTCGAACCTCACCGTCACCAGGGACATGGCACGCATCGCACCCGGTGACTATGCAGGCCGCTATATCCATTACGGCATCCGCGAGCACGGCATGGCGGCGGCGATGAACGGCATCGCGCTGCATGGCGGCTTCATCCCTTATGGCGGCACCTTCCTCTGCTTCGCCGATTATGCGCGCGGCGCGATCAGGCTTTCGGCGCTGATGGGCCAGCGTGTCATCTATGTGATGACGCACGATTCCATCGGGCTCGGCGAGGACGGCCCAACGCATCAGCCGATCGAGCATCTGGCAATGCTGCGCGCGACGCCGAACCTCGACGTCTATCGCCCGGCCGATATCATCGAGACCGCCGAGTGCTGGGAGCTGGCGCTCCAGAGCGAGAACCAGCCAAGCGTGCTGGTGCTGTCGCGCCAGAACCTGCCGATGCTGCGCCAGGCCTATACGGCAGAGAACCGCTCCGCGCGCGGCGCCTATGTCCTGCGCGAGCCGGGTGGGCACCGCGCCGTAACCCTGCTCGCCACCGGCTCAGAGGTTGAGATCGCGGTCGCCGCCGCGGAAAAGCTCGATGCCGAACACGGCATCGCCGCCGCTGTCGTGTCGATGCCCTCCTGGGAATTGTTCGAGGAGCAGGACGCCGCCTACCGCAAGGCCGTGCTCGGCTCGGCCCCGCGCGTCGCGGTCGAGGCGGCGGCCCGGCTCGGCTGGGACCGCTGGATCGGCGAGAACGGCGCCTTTGTCGGCATGACGGGCTTCGGCGCCAGCGCCCCTGCCTCCGACCTCTACCGCCATTTCGGCATCACCCCGGAAGCCGTCGCTCAAGCCGCGCTGAAGCTCATCATCTGA
- the rpe gene encoding ribulose-phosphate 3-epimerase, protein MKSDTIIAPSVLSADFSRLGDEVEAVAAAGADWIHLDVMDGHFVPNITFGPPVIKAIRNRTDKVFDCHLMIAPVDPYLAAFADVGCDIITVHAEAGPHLDRSLQAVRNLGRKAGVSLNPSTPESAIEYVLDRLDLILLMTVNPGFGGQAFIPAVVEKVRRIKALIGSRPIDIEIDGGVTPETAPLVTAAGANVLVAGSAVFKGGTEAAYHDNIAAIRQAADGAIRKAA, encoded by the coding sequence ATGAAAAGCGACACCATCATAGCTCCTTCCGTCCTGTCGGCCGACTTCTCCCGCCTTGGCGACGAGGTGGAGGCGGTCGCCGCTGCCGGTGCGGACTGGATCCATCTCGACGTGATGGACGGGCATTTCGTGCCGAATATCACCTTCGGTCCGCCTGTCATCAAGGCGATCCGCAACCGCACCGACAAGGTGTTCGATTGTCATCTGATGATCGCGCCGGTCGATCCCTATCTTGCCGCCTTCGCCGATGTCGGCTGCGACATCATCACGGTGCACGCTGAGGCCGGACCGCATCTCGACCGTTCGCTGCAAGCAGTCCGGAATCTCGGGAGGAAAGCCGGCGTGTCGCTCAATCCGTCCACGCCCGAAAGCGCCATCGAATACGTGCTCGACCGGCTCGACCTCATCCTGTTGATGACGGTCAATCCCGGCTTCGGCGGCCAGGCATTCATTCCGGCGGTCGTAGAGAAGGTCAGGCGCATCAAGGCACTGATCGGCTCGCGCCCGATCGACATCGAGATCGACGGCGGCGTCACGCCGGAGACGGCGCCTCTGGTCACTGCCGCCGGCGCTAACGTACTGGTCGCCGGTTCGGCCGTCTTCAAGGGTGGCACGGAAGCCGCATATCACGACAATATCGCCGCCATCAGGCAGGCAGCAGATGGCGCTATCCGCAAAGCTGCCTAA
- the cbbX gene encoding CbbX protein, giving the protein MSEAAIANIELTPEPAPTSVDLRAEFEHSGVKEVLAELDRDLIGLAPVKKRIRETAALLLVERARRSMGLAHDTPTLHMSFTGNPGTGKTTVALRMADLLHRLGYIRKGHLVSVTRDDLVGQYIGHTAPKTKEILKKAMGGVLFIDEAYYLYRPENERDYGQEAIEILLQVMENQRDDLVVILAGYAERMDRFFESNPGFRSRIAHHIDFPDYTDDELLRIAGNMLDQQNYLFDKPARKAMADYIARRRAQPHFANARSIRNALDRARLRQANRLFEGSAGPLDAATLSTISADDITASRVFAMKPDRKGESA; this is encoded by the coding sequence ATGTCCGAAGCCGCCATAGCCAATATCGAACTCACGCCGGAGCCTGCTCCCACCTCCGTCGACCTGCGCGCCGAATTCGAGCATTCCGGTGTCAAGGAGGTGCTGGCCGAGCTCGACCGCGACCTGATCGGCCTAGCACCGGTGAAGAAGCGGATCCGCGAAACGGCGGCGCTTCTGCTGGTCGAGCGGGCGCGGCGCAGCATGGGGCTGGCACACGACACGCCGACGCTACATATGAGCTTCACCGGCAATCCCGGCACCGGCAAGACGACGGTGGCGTTGCGCATGGCCGACCTGCTCCACCGCCTCGGCTATATCCGCAAGGGCCATCTCGTCTCGGTCACGCGCGACGATCTGGTCGGGCAATATATCGGCCACACCGCGCCCAAGACCAAGGAAATCCTGAAGAAGGCCATGGGTGGCGTGCTGTTCATCGATGAGGCCTATTATCTCTACCGCCCTGAGAACGAGCGCGACTATGGCCAGGAAGCGATCGAGATCCTGTTGCAGGTGATGGAGAACCAGCGCGACGATCTGGTCGTCATCCTCGCCGGCTATGCGGAACGTATGGACCGCTTCTTCGAGAGCAATCCGGGATTCCGTTCACGCATTGCGCATCACATCGATTTTCCGGATTACACCGATGATGAATTGCTCCGGATCGCGGGAAACATGCTCGACCAACAGAATTATCTGTTCGACAAGCCGGCAAGAAAGGCGATGGCCGACTATATCGCCCGTCGCCGCGCGCAACCGCATTTCGCCAATGCGCGCTCGATCCGCAACGCGCTCGACCGGGCGCGCCTCAGGCAGGCAAACCGGCTGTTCGAGGGTTCGGCAGGCCCACTCGATGCCGCGACGCTGTCGACGATTTCAGCGGACGACATCACCGCCAGCCGCGTCTTCGCCATGAAGCCGGACAGGAAGGGAGAAAGTGCATGA
- a CDS encoding class 1 fructose-bisphosphatase — MSAATLDAFLNSWLDPEDQIRTAVVATIRELTQAAIKVRRTIDQGALGTAFARARGRNADGDEQKDLDVFADDIFLDAMRHAPVALYVSEELELPVLLDSTAPLAIAIDPLDGSSNIDTNVSIGTIFSLLPATGLPVTGAPDADPAAPFLQAGVNQLGAGFFIYGPQLALVLSLGSGTHVFVLSTRLGTFVQAYESRLIPARTQEFAINAANYRHWDEAVRLYIDDCMEGTEGPRGKDFNMRWIASLVADCYRILMRGGVFLYPADQRRGYHQGRLRLVYEANPIAYLVEQASGGATDSVNRILEITPSDLHQRVPVVFGSAREVERIARYHTSPSGIGERSPLFGNRGLFRA; from the coding sequence ATGTCGGCCGCTACGCTCGATGCATTCCTGAATTCCTGGCTCGATCCTGAGGACCAAATCCGGACGGCGGTCGTGGCCACGATCCGCGAACTGACACAGGCCGCCATCAAGGTCCGCCGCACCATCGATCAGGGCGCGCTCGGCACCGCTTTTGCCCGCGCGCGCGGCAGGAACGCGGACGGCGATGAGCAGAAGGATCTCGACGTCTTCGCCGACGACATCTTCCTCGATGCGATGCGTCACGCGCCGGTTGCGCTCTACGTTTCCGAAGAGCTGGAACTGCCCGTCCTGCTCGACAGCACGGCTCCGCTCGCCATTGCGATCGATCCGCTCGACGGCTCCTCCAACATCGACACCAATGTTTCCATCGGCACGATTTTCTCGCTCCTCCCCGCGACTGGCCTCCCTGTAACTGGCGCGCCGGATGCCGATCCGGCCGCCCCTTTTTTGCAGGCGGGAGTGAACCAGCTTGGCGCCGGCTTCTTCATCTACGGGCCGCAACTGGCGCTGGTACTTTCGCTCGGCAGCGGCACGCATGTCTTCGTCTTGTCGACCCGGCTGGGCACTTTCGTCCAGGCCTATGAAAGCCGCCTCATCCCTGCCCGCACGCAGGAATTCGCCATCAATGCCGCCAACTACCGGCATTGGGACGAGGCTGTCCGGCTCTACATCGACGACTGCATGGAAGGCACCGAGGGGCCGCGCGGCAAGGACTTCAACATGCGCTGGATCGCATCGCTGGTGGCCGACTGCTATCGCATCCTGATGCGCGGCGGCGTGTTCCTCTATCCCGCCGATCAGCGCAGGGGCTACCATCAGGGCCGACTGCGCCTCGTCTACGAAGCCAACCCGATCGCCTATCTCGTCGAGCAGGCCTCCGGCGGCGCCACCGACAGCGTCAACCGCATCCTCGAGATCACGCCCTCCGACCTGCACCAGCGCGTGCCGGTCGTGTTCGGATCGGCGCGGGAAGTCGAGCGTATTGCACGCTACCACACCTCGCCCTCCGGCATCGGCGAGCGTTCGCCTCTGTTCGGCAATCGCGGCCTTTTCCGCGCCTGA
- a CDS encoding form I ribulose bisphosphate carboxylase large subunit, whose amino-acid sequence MDSKSQTVTGAARYRSGVMEYKKMGYWEPDYEPKDTDIISVFRITPQDGVDPIEAAAAVAGESSTATWTVVWTDRLTAKEKYRAKAYRVDPVPNAPGQYFAYIAYDLDLFEPGSIANLTASIIGNVFGFKPLKALRLEDMRLPVAYVKTFQGPATGIVVERERLDKFGRPLLGATVKPKLGLSGRNYGRVVYEALKGGLDFTKDDENINSQPFMHWRERFLYCMEAVNKAQAETGEIKGTYLNVTAATMEDMYERAEFAKELGSVVVMIDLVIGYTAIQSMAKWARRNDMVLHLHRAGHSTYTRQKSHGVSFRVIAKWMRLAGVDHIHAGTVVGKLEGDPATTKGYYDICREDFNPMRLENGVFFDQHWASLNKLMPVASGGIHAGQMHQLLDLLGEDTILQFGGGTIGHPMGIAAGATANRVALECMVLARNEGRDYVRKGPEILEAAAQTCLPLKQALETWKDVTFNYASTDSPDFVPVATAAE is encoded by the coding sequence ATGGACAGCAAGTCCCAGACCGTCACCGGAGCGGCGCGCTACAGATCCGGTGTCATGGAATACAAGAAGATGGGCTATTGGGAGCCCGACTATGAGCCCAAGGACACCGATATCATTTCGGTGTTCCGCATAACGCCGCAGGACGGCGTCGATCCGATCGAGGCGGCGGCGGCGGTCGCCGGCGAGAGTTCGACCGCGACCTGGACGGTGGTCTGGACCGACCGCCTGACGGCCAAGGAGAAGTACCGCGCCAAGGCCTACCGGGTCGATCCTGTGCCGAACGCGCCGGGGCAATATTTCGCCTATATCGCCTATGACCTCGACCTGTTCGAGCCGGGCTCCATCGCCAATCTGACGGCGTCGATCATCGGCAACGTCTTCGGCTTCAAGCCGCTTAAGGCTCTCAGGCTCGAAGACATGCGCCTGCCGGTCGCCTATGTGAAGACCTTCCAGGGCCCGGCCACCGGCATCGTCGTCGAGCGCGAACGCCTCGACAAGTTCGGCCGGCCGCTGCTCGGCGCCACCGTCAAGCCGAAGCTCGGCCTGTCGGGCCGCAATTACGGGCGCGTCGTTTATGAGGCGCTGAAGGGCGGGCTCGACTTCACCAAGGACGACGAGAACATCAACTCGCAGCCCTTCATGCATTGGCGCGAGCGCTTCCTCTACTGCATGGAGGCCGTCAACAAGGCCCAGGCCGAAACCGGCGAGATCAAGGGTACCTACCTGAACGTCACCGCCGCGACGATGGAGGACATGTACGAGCGTGCAGAATTCGCCAAGGAACTCGGCTCGGTCGTGGTCATGATCGACCTCGTCATCGGCTATACGGCTATCCAGTCGATGGCGAAGTGGGCGCGCCGCAACGACATGGTCCTGCATCTCCATCGCGCCGGCCACTCGACCTACACGCGCCAGAAGAGCCACGGCGTCTCCTTCCGTGTCATCGCCAAGTGGATGCGGCTGGCCGGCGTCGACCACATCCATGCCGGCACCGTCGTCGGCAAGCTGGAGGGGGACCCGGCCACCACCAAGGGCTATTACGACATCTGCCGCGAGGACTTTAATCCCATGCGGCTGGAGAACGGCGTCTTCTTCGACCAGCACTGGGCCTCGCTCAACAAGCTCATGCCGGTGGCGTCCGGGGGCATCCATGCCGGCCAGATGCACCAGCTTCTCGACCTGCTCGGCGAGGATACGATCCTCCAGTTCGGCGGCGGCACGATCGGCCACCCGATGGGGATCGCGGCGGGCGCCACCGCCAACCGCGTGGCGCTCGAATGCATGGTTCTCGCCCGCAACGAGGGCCGCGACTATGTCCGCAAGGGGCCGGAAATCCTCGAAGCAGCGGCACAGACCTGCCTGCCCCTCAAGCAGGCGCTCGAAACCTGGAAGGACGTGACCTTCAACTACGCCTCGACCGACTCGCCGGACTTCGTGCCGGTGGCGACGGCAGCCGAATAA
- a CDS encoding phosphoribulokinase, protein MSARHPIISITGSSGAGTTSVKRIFEQIFRREQIEAAFIEGDAFHRYDREAMKKKVAAEEKAGNPNFNHFNVEANELEKLEEIFEEYGRRGSGRTRTYVHDEEEGELYGTPPGTFTDWREFAPSDLLFYEGLHGCVVTDKVNLARHADLKIGVVPVINLEWIQKIHRDRATRGYSTEAVMDVILRRMPDYTRYIIPQFSQTNINFQRVPIVDTSDPFIARWIPTPDESMLVIRFANPRGIDFPYLLSMIHDSFMSRPNSIVVPGAKLDLAMQLILTPLILQLIERRNRAS, encoded by the coding sequence ATGTCGGCCAGGCATCCCATCATCTCGATCACCGGCTCCTCGGGAGCCGGCACGACGTCGGTCAAGCGCATCTTCGAGCAGATCTTTCGGCGCGAGCAGATCGAGGCCGCCTTCATCGAGGGTGACGCCTTCCATCGCTACGACCGCGAAGCGATGAAGAAGAAGGTCGCCGCGGAGGAAAAAGCGGGCAACCCGAACTTCAACCATTTCAACGTCGAAGCCAACGAACTCGAAAAGCTCGAAGAGATATTCGAGGAATATGGCCGCCGGGGCTCGGGGCGGACACGCACCTATGTCCATGACGAGGAAGAGGGCGAGCTTTACGGCACGCCGCCCGGCACCTTCACGGACTGGCGGGAATTCGCGCCGAGCGACCTGCTCTTCTACGAAGGGCTGCATGGCTGCGTCGTCACCGACAAGGTGAACCTCGCCCGGCATGCCGATCTCAAGATCGGCGTCGTGCCCGTCATCAACCTCGAATGGATCCAGAAGATCCATCGCGACCGGGCGACGCGCGGCTATTCCACCGAAGCGGTGATGGATGTGATCCTGCGCCGGATGCCGGACTATACCCGCTACATCATCCCGCAATTCTCGCAGACCAATATCAACTTCCAGCGGGTGCCGATCGTCGACACGTCGGATCCTTTCATTGCGCGCTGGATCCCCACGCCGGACGAATCGATGCTGGTCATCCGCTTCGCCAATCCGCGCGGCATCGATTTTCCGTATCTGCTGTCGATGATCCACGATTCGTTCATGTCGCGGCCGAATTCCATCGTCGTACCGGGGGCGAAGCTCGATCTCGCCATGCAACTGATCCTGACGCCGCTCATCCTGCAACTGATCGAGCGCAGGAACCGCGCGTCCTAG
- a CDS encoding ribulose bisphosphate carboxylase small subunit — MRITQGAFSFLPDLTDDQIRAQVQYCIDNQWAVSLEFTDDPHPRNTYWDMWGHPMFDNPDAAALLFELKECRKVYGDRYIRVVAFDASHGWESVKLSFIVNRPADEPGYRLERQEAQGRVVRYTTKPYAADRPTGARYG, encoded by the coding sequence ATGCGCATCACCCAAGGAGCCTTTTCCTTCCTGCCCGATCTGACCGATGACCAGATCAGGGCGCAGGTGCAGTACTGCATCGACAATCAATGGGCCGTCAGCCTGGAATTCACCGACGACCCGCATCCGCGCAACACCTACTGGGACATGTGGGGCCACCCTATGTTCGACAATCCCGATGCCGCGGCGCTGCTGTTCGAACTCAAGGAATGCCGCAAGGTCTATGGCGACCGCTACATCCGCGTCGTCGCCTTCGACGCTTCGCATGGCTGGGAATCGGTGAAGCTTTCCTTCATCGTCAACCGCCCGGCAGACGAGCCCGGCTACCGGCTGGAACGGCAGGAAGCGCAAGGCCGCGTCGTGCGCTACACGACGAAGCCCTACGCAGCCGATCGCCCGACCGGCGCGAGGTATGGGTGA